Sequence from the Notamacropus eugenii isolate mMacEug1 chromosome 6, mMacEug1.pri_v2, whole genome shotgun sequence genome:
GTAAATACCAAGTATGtgcaagataaatacagagtgaTTTTGGAAGGGGGCACTGGGAGGTGGGGGATTGTGGTGTGAGCTAACAGTATCTCTGCTTATTGCACTCTCCTCACCTCCATGCCTGTGCTTACTTTGATCCTTGTATCCTTTTAAGTCTATAAGTTAAGTTCAATTTGACTTCTTTGAAACTTTCTCCAGGATCCTCTTAAGTCTTTACACAAAAGCAACTTTTTTTCACTTCAGTCTTCTCTAGATATTTGTTGTGCTCCCCTAGTAGACGAAGCTTAGTCTAATCTCCTTTAGTATTTAGCAgtgttctgcacacagtaggtatgtAGTGTGTTTGAATTGAAGGTATAGCCTTTCTTTAGCTCCACAATCATACATGATCTTTTCCTCCTAGATTTCTTCTATGTACTCCCTGTATTATAGCTTGATTTCCAGTTATCTCTGTCCTTGTCCTATTCCTTCCTTCTACACTCCTGCTGAATTTCAGACTTTAAGACAGTCTTTGTCTAGCTTCACCTTTGACCATCTAGCATCTGGTATAGAGCTGTGTTGTAGGTACTTAGGGTACATACTAAAAGCTATGTTGTAGTTACTTGCTAAATATTTGCCTGATTCAGCATAATTTAGTTTTGTTATTATCCTATAATATTAAGTAACATCTTGTCATCCTGCCAGTTATGTCCCTATACATTTTTGATATACTTTCACACCTTTTTGTAAGTTATACATGTTattccttatattgaaccagaTTATATGGATTACTCCCTAACCTGTAATTGAAACCACATGTCATGAAAAGAACTCTGAAGACTTTGCTTCCAATCCCAGACAAGCCTTTAATTAGTTTATATTCTTGGGCTAGtaatcacttcatctttctgagcCTCCATTCCTTATTCTATAAAGTTTGGACTCTAGTTTTCAAATAGATCAACTTTTTACCTTTCTGAAAGGATAAGATTGATTGAGGTGTGCAGGATTAGCATTTTAATGGTGAAATTCCTGTATTGGAGAATGTTGGAGAGCCCTTGGGAAGGAGATCTATTAGTTACTGATATGATAGTATATTTGACTGGTCTGGGTTTCATTTCTATCGCTTAATCACATTCACCATAGTGGGAGCCCTCTGACAATGTAAAGGTTCTGGTCAACTCTAAAATCCTGTGATTAAAAAGTATCTTGACTGCCAGTATTTTATACACTAAACTGATAGTAAGCCTAATGTAGGATATTGGAAATATGCTGGGTTTGGATCCAGATGATCTAGTTAGACAAGTCACCTAAAATAGGGCACTTGGCTTCTCTGGATCTTCTTGCCCCAGGTAAAAATTGGGTGCTTTTCAGAAAATACTCCTTGTTTATGATTGGTTGGATTGGTTTAATAGTTCTCCGTATTCCACTTTTGCTAACTTTCAAAATAACAGTTTCATGATGTTTTTGAAGTAGAGCAAATTGATTGTAATCTTTAAAAGCTGTACTATAAAATCTGGCTTTTGTAGGTGTTAACTGAATTAAATGCTTTATCtttgtaaaaagcatttttctttaatacatggttttagttttaaaaaagtgaaagttTTTTTGTGTTGTTATAGAAAAGTGAAATATATGCAACTTATTTACATTAACCTAGTGACATCTTTATAATTATATGCAATGTGGTTATTagcttttttaaagaatttcacCTCGTCAGTTTCCAAACATTACCATTTCTAATGACAGTAATAtttgagtttaaaatatttttgatttatGTGATTTCAGCGATGTCAACAAATCATCAGCACTGAAATTTGTCCATACTTCTGTTCATGGGGTAGGCCATGACTTCGTACAGTCTGCGTTCAAGGCCTTTGGCTTTGTCCCTCCTGATGCAGTTCCTGAACAGAAAGCTCCTGATCCAGAGTTTCCAACAGTGAAATACCCAAATCCTGAAGAGGGTAAAGGTGTCTTGGTAacttttctgatttaaaaaaactatttaggGGACcattaagtggtacagtggatagagcaccagcccttggagtcagcaggacctgagctcaaatttggcctcagacacttattagttgtgtgaccctgggaaagttatttaaccttgattgcctcccccccatccccaattttttaaaaataaaaaacggTTTAGTATGTTCAAAACAGTTAACAAATAAAGATTTCTTAGCAGTCAGTATACTGTCCTTTAAATAAAATAGACATTTTCTTTCCTCACCCAAAGCCTTTTGTTTTAACATATGCTAGTTAATGATTTCCCAAAGGGTCTTCCATATTGGGTACATCATTCAGTTTTGACTGAGAATGCTGTGCTGTTTAATGTCATATCCCATGCTGCCTTTATGTCAGAAAGAACTAGAAGTGAAAATGAGATGTATTCTGTAAGTTTGCATCATTTGGGGATTCTTGGAGTATGTCTTTATGTTGTGGCTGCTACTTGAAACCTTTTTCAAAATTAAACTAAGTAGAATAGTCATATAATCTATTTACTGTGTACCTTATCTAGACAGTGTGGAGGTACTGGTCCTACCACACATCTGTTGCCAAGATGGCTGCAGTGAATTATACAGACTAGCTTTAGTTGTGACTCATTCCGCTATGGTTGTAACCTTTGTTTATTGCAGGACGTCATACATAATGCCTACCTACAGCGACCTCTAGAAATCTCATTAGAttggaatttttttcagtttaaaagagaattcaaaattatttctttcttgattAAAGTAAtggttttcttctacctcttttgcAGACATTATCCTTTGCTCTGGCTGAAAAAACACAGGCTAAAATTATTTTAGCAAATGATCCAGATGCTGATCGACTTGCAGTagcagaaaagcaagaaaagtaagtttaacagcttttaaaaacatttatttttaacatgcaATTTTATGGCATTGTCTTTTGGGAAGGAACTATTACTGGTGGAACTACATAATGAATATAGGCTTCATCCCATGTATGTGGGAGTTTattattttaacaaattttttATTAGCTTGCACATGGGAtagtaataattttaaagtacttCTATTTCTCTAGCACACAGCAAAATATTGAACTATAAGgattttaagttaaattttacaaatttaatattcattattgtGTACTTTTGTTTGAGACTTTATAAAATTTTCCCTTACATAGCTACCATTATGTCCTTTGATTCTGATGAGTGCACTGATAATGCTTCCAAGTACATAATTTATGGTATATCCATAGGCTACCCGTGCAGGTATGATGCAAAATCATCCCATGTGGATATTTTTGTGCTGATAGATAAAGTAGCATCAATCAAAAAATGATATTAATTTAGCAGCCCCAGCTTTGAGATTAAGGATTTGTTCTAATCATGTTGATTACAAACAGGGGAATATAGAATTCTTTGTCTGCCTTTTGATTATCAGTTTGGTTTTGGTCATGGACCTTAGAGAAATTCCAATTGATCACTTATTCACAATCAGTAATATGGAGCAAAACCTAAAATCAAATTAAGCTTATGCTTGTAGAATATTAATATTTCCATGAAGTATTAATCTACTTTAAGACCAGAGCATGTGcacaaaagttaaaataaaagtattatcATTTGTTTGCTCTTTGATAGAGAAATATTTATAGGATTCTTAAGACAGCCAGATTTTTGACAAGttgatattatttgtttttaatagatGGGAATCTGTTTTTCCATCTTCTTAGTCCTATatgtgttcattttgttttttactgagTCACAGGCCAGCTTTTTCTGTCCACCGTGCCACAAAGCCTCTGAGGGGTTTCTCCCTCATTGTTTCCACTGTCCTTTTTCAAGATTGCTCTGTTGATGGCTAAGtcgttttttttccccagtggtgAATGGAAAGTATTTTCTGGAAACGAGACGGGGGCTCTTTTAGGTTGGTGGCTCTTTACCaattggaaagaaaagaatcaagatCAAAATGCTCTTAAAGACCTGTACATGTTGTCCAGCACAGTTTCTTCAAAAATCCTGAGGGCCATTGCCTTAAAGGAAGGTTTTCATTTTGAGGTAATATGTTTTATACAAATCTttgctctttttattttcattactcTTTAGATGGTattgagttatttttctttttgtttattgcCTCATTAGGAAACATTAACTGGCTTTAAATGGATGGGAAATCGAGCCAAACAACTAATAGATCAGGGGAAGAAAGTTCTCTTTGCATTTGAAGAAGCCATAGGTGAGAAGTAATAGTAAGCATGATGTAATTTATCATAAAACTTCAGTTGTATAAAAATAAGATGTTCTGAATCTTAGAACATTCCTTATTCATATCAAATGTAATCGGAGCAGTCAGTATACTTTTTTTTGGACAAAAATGGTATCTagaactttttttccccaattaacaGCCCTGAACTATCATGTGAGAAATGAAATTGACTGAAATGGATATCATCATTAAGTTTCTTGTTTGCCTCTCTTTTCAAATGATTGAAAACATCTAACAGATTCTGTATGTATGCTTCCAAAAGGTAGTttttaagaaaagcaaatttgTAGAAACTTACCCACCTACTTCTGGGAGACTAATGCTCTCTCTATTCCAGTATGTGCTGATTCATAACTAGATTTGAACCACTCCTTCCCAAAATATGGCATTGAGCACTCCAACTTTAACAGTATAGACAATGACAAGGAATTAATCAGTGCTCTCAAGATATTGTGGCACATCAGGCACATCCTCATGAGCTTATCAGATAAAAGAGATTAATTAAAACTGCCATAGTAAATTAATACGATGAAGGAATAACTACCAAAGATTATATTTTGTATTCTTGTTCTAGCAACATTTCAGTCTTTTGGTAGACATTATAAGCTATTAACATAGGATGCCTAAAGTTCTAATATTTCATTAACAAATTTGAGGAGCTTTTCTATAAGAtagtaaagagaaggaaatggcaagccactctgttacaatatctttgccaagaaaaccccagatgggatcacaaagagttagacaaagAGATCGTATCATAGTGGACTGGAGTGAGAAGGGCGTCCTCCTGGAGGGGAGCTCACACTTGAGATGGATATTAAAGTGTATGGATAAGATTTTGCAAAAGTGGATCAAGATGTTCTGTCTTGagtaagaaataaattaatagaaaCGGGGAATCAAAATGTTAGTTACATAAGTAATAAAGTGAGCCTCATCAGTGTTCCGCAGTTTTCTCTACTTTTATGTATGCAGTACACAATTGTGTAAATTGTAAGGGAATCCATTCTGATATTTTGACACATATGTTTTCTGTAGGATATATGTGCTGTCCTTTCGTTTTGGACAAAGACGGTGTCAGTGCTGCTGTCATAAGTGCAGAATTGGCTAGTTTTCTAGCAACTAAGAATTTGTCTTTGGCACAGCAACTAAAAGCCATCTATGTTGAGTAAGTTCctaccaacttttttttttgtacttacaACAACGTAAAAGGGGGTTATGGTGCCATGTAATTTCCTATTTCTTGAATGTACGAATGCAAGTTACAGTGTGCTAGGTGCCACAGATGAAGTATAAGACACAGACTCTGCCCTTGTAAAGCTTATAGCCCAGTGAAGGAAgtaagaggtacaaaaataactGTAATAGAGGCTGAATATGAACAGGCAACATAAAGTATAATGGGAAACTAGCGGAGCCTGAGTActggggcaggggcggggctggaAAAAGCTCACATTCAGTATTAGAATAACAGAAGGCTTAAAGAAAAGgtgctacttattattattaagggCATTCTAGGTCTTAGGAGTAGTGAAGCCAAAGAGCTTGGATGCTATTTTGTAGGCAGAGGTGTTAGGGACCTGGGAAGGATTTTTGAATGGGGAGGGGTTATGAGCAAACAGTACATGGACTAGAAGGAGGACAGTTCTGAGCCTTCATGTTTTCCTTCACTCCGTTTTCACTCATTTGGTAgcttcattaattcccttgggTTTCCTTGCCATCTGTATACATATGACTTCCCAGACTTGGATTCAGCCCCAGTTTCTCCCAAGTTCCAAGCCTCTCCAAGCCTACATCACCAACTTCTATTAGAGATTTCAAACTGAAAttcctataggcatctcaaactcagcacaCCCAAAACAAAACCGATtcccttttccccaaaacccaaCCCTTTGATACACCTGTTTAATGTTGTGGGCACCATCACCAGTCACTCAGATTCAAGACTTCTTAAGCTCCTCCACCCCGACATAAATTCAGAGTTGCCAGGTCTTATCTTTATATCTCTTACATAcaatttcttctctctgtttaCATGACTAGTATCCTAGTTCAAGCTTTCATCTCTCACCCAAACTATTGGCAGTAACTTCCGAATTGACCTGCCTGCTTCACACCCCCACCGCCACCAAGTGAATTTCCTCAGTTgcgggtctgaccatgtcacccctctgGGGCTTCCTGTTAGCTCTGGTGTCAAACATCATCTCTTAGGTGTAACATGTAAAGCTCTTCACAGTCTGAGCTATCCTCCATTACACTTATTACATGGTTATTATGCTTATACACTATGAATTGATATTGCTAATGAACAGGTCTGACTGTGCCACACACACTCCCTATTCATTAAACTCCTGTGGCTTCTTCTtaaactccaggatcaaatataaagtcttctggcTTTCACAGCCCTTGATAACCTgatccctttccagtcttccaccttcctcccctccatgtACTATATGATCCACTTTCACCAGTCTCCTTGCTTTTGGTCACATGCATCTCTCCATGTCTTCACTCGAGatgttttcactgactgtcccccatccctggagccctcttcttcctcacctggctttcttcaaatctttACTAAAGTCCCACCTTagacaagaaacctttcccagtcctctttaatcttagtgccttctctgTCCTTTGTATATCTTGTTGGTGCAAAGTTGCTTGCATTGTGTCTAGTAATAATTATATTACTATATTAACTATATTAATGATAATAGCAtatcaattatattaatatagtattgtataatagttactatgtgccaggtactgtgctttataattattatttcatttgaagaaCCCTGGGTCACActtctagtaagtatctgaggctagattttaacatGGGTTTTCCTGACTGTGGATCCAGCACTCTAATGTGCTAGAACAGGGgctggttttttgcctttctttttatatcttgctCTTaatacagtgtttggcacatggaAAGGGCTTAATTTTTGCTGCTTCACTTGATAATACTGTCCTCCCTGGGTTCGATGGCGTGGCCAAACAGGATTTCTGCTGCTACACGTAAAAGATGTTCTATCTTTGGTCTCCGTGCCTTTGCACAGTGTGTTCTCCATCCTTTCAGTGCATTCCCATCATACCACTACAGTCCTGCATCTTCTTgaaaactcagctcaagtactATTAATACATAATCATATATTCAGATACATAAtaacctatatacatatatacatacatacgtatatctACATACACGTAAAATATTTCCGAATTCTTCCAGCTGCTAGTCCTTTCACCTTCAAGGTTACTTTGTCTCTGCTTCTTATATACTGTTTATATGGACCCCATCAGAATGTGAACTGTTTCGGTCAGGAACTGCTTAACTTTGTCTTTGTATGGCCAGCACTTAGGTGTGCTTGGCGTACATTttgtgcttcataaatacttgtcaGCTGATTATTATAGTAGGTCAGGTATGAGATTGATAAGATTATGAGGGTTATGGCAGGCAGGGTGAAATGATTACTTCAGCTTGGAAATGGTGCTAGGTGAAAGGTAATTTGAGGGGAAAATTTATTAGATCGCTTGATTAATTGGATGTGGGgaataaaataatgtatagtTTGAAGCCTAGGAAAATTCTAGCATTGCGTTGGTATTAAGAGACTAGAGGAAATTAGAGATGGGACAAGTTGGTGGGGGGGAGTGTCAAATTTTTGATGTGTTAAATTTAAGTTGGCCTTAGAATATCAAAGTGAAGCAGTCCAGAAAGTCATGAGAGGTGGAATCATGTAAAAGCAGTATCTTCgcattagccatattgcaaaaacaaaaagaaaaataagtgataACAATGTGCTTGTATCTgtattcagagtttatcagttctctctctgaaggtggaaaGCATTTCATCTgagtctcttggaattgtcttggatcattgtattgattagaatagctaagtctttcacagttgatattGGTTACAATGTTGCagttactgtatacagtattctctctgttctgctcacttcactctgtattagttcatagaagtcttcccaggcttctctgaaaccatcttccgcatttcttatagtacagtagtatccTATCACACCATATACCACTGCTTGtctagccatttcccagttgataaccatcttcttaatttccaattctttgcctccacaaaaagagctgctataaatatttttgtccacataggtctttctcacttttctttgatctctttgggatacagatctaatagtggtgttgctggttcaaatgcacagttttataaacctttgggcatatagttctaaattgttctccaaaatggttgaactagttcacagtactaccaacaatgcactagtgtacCTATTGTTCCACATCCACTCCAGCATTTgtcctttgccttttttaaaaaagatatttatttattgtatttttttatttttccctagttatatgtaaagacagtttttaacattcatttttaaactttgagttccaaattctttccctttctccccacccctcattgagaaggcaagaaatttgatataggttatacatgtgtatacatgtgtatgcaaaACAtacccataatagtcatgttttgaaagaaaacagaccacaagaaagctcaagaaaaataaagtgaaggaaGTACGCCTCAGTTTGTGTTCAGACACCAGCAGTTCTTTCACTGAGGATGGATAGCGTTTTTCAtcaagtccttcaaagttgtcttgtcTCATTGTACAGCTGATCATTGCACAGtcttgttgttactttgtacacagtgcaTTTCCCTTTGAATCAGCTCATggaaatcttcccagatttttctgtgagcatcctgctcattattttttataataaaatagtattccatcataatcacgtGCCAcactttgtttagccattccccaactgatgggcatcccctcactttctAATTCCTTATCCCCAGAAAAGAGCTAccatacatatttttgtaaatatgactCTCTTTCCcttgcagacctagtagtggtattgctaggtcagagggtatggttgttttccttttcattcatatACAATTGtaaagatatccaaaaaaacCTAGAGGCTGCCCTGGGCCTTTCTAAGTATATATAACGTATTTATAGCCAAAGAAGCAATACAttgcattgatttttttcccccttttacattttatatgaGAATTTCAGTAAAAATAACTTCTAAGCGAAACTAGGGAGATTAGAGCCATTGCCATGAGtcctaatatttatttaattatatgaCAATAAAGAACAATAAATACTAAGCTTTTGTTTCTAAAGGAATGTGGCAATATTACATTCTGAAAACGAAATTATTCCATAAAGGTAACAATcagttattaatttatttcattaatatgaAGCTACATGGTACTGATAATTCTGTTGAGGCTGAGCTAAGTTGCTAACTCTGTCTTCTGGATCTTACTGAATCTCCTTTTGCAACTACTACCCCCACCTGGAATTGTTCTCTCCTCTAAATTTCAAAGAGcccttttaaaaacttttctttaGCCCATCTCATGTTCTGCTTTGTACCAGGACTGTCTGTGTGCATGTACTCACCCGAACCTACCCTCTGCCAGAATTAGTTATAAATTATTGTAGTAAAAGAATTTTgtctctttgtattcctagcacctaaCATAGTGCCAGATTAATGGTGtatgtttcataaatgtttattgaattaagttTTGTTGTTCATAAATAGATAAGAGCATTAAGCTCTTATGTTCCAGGTACTAGGCTAAATActagagataaaaaacaaagtaatttctgggaaggagcttacattctaaccaTGGGATACAAAACCTAAAAGGGGAAAGGCAGCTAGTGGGTGGGGAGCAGACCAGAAAATGAGCTAATGTTAAAAAGAAGCATACGTAGgtccccttaatttttttttttttggaaggaagggaaggcagttGGGGCtgagtgatttccccagggtcacatagctagtaagtgtcaagtgtttgaggtcagatttgaactcaattccttctggctccagggctggtgctttatccactgtaccacctagctgctcccaatAGGTTCCCTTAAAGTGGGACTTTTTTGGCCAAGGACTCACCAGTCATTGAATAAACCTTAGGGTGATGTCATCCTTTAATGTACAAGGTGACTGATGTGGAGATGGAACAGAATAGAAAGTGAGCTGAGAGAAGTGGTGAGGGAGATAGCTAACTTAGAATCAGGAGCCCCGGTCTCAGGCCCAGTTCTCTCACTGTATGTGATTCTTGTAGATCACTTAAGTACTCTGTGCCAGAATTTCCTTACATCAGTTTAAGGGGTTTGGACTAGGGAATTTCTGTGGTTTCATTCAtccctgaaattctgtgattccatgtattattaatcatttttcttATGCTAAATATTCTATATGTTTTCTCTTTGATAGATATGGCTATCATATTACCAAGGCTTCATATTTTATTTGCCACGACCAAAATATCATCACAAATCTGTTTGAAAACCTTAGAAATtatgatggaaagagcacttACCCAAAGACTTGCGGCAAATTTGAAGTTTCTGGAGTTAGAGATCTTACCACAGGCTATGATAGCAGCCAACCTGACAAAAAAGCTGTGAGTATTTTTGTTGATTTATACAATTAAACCTTATTTCCATGTATGTACTGAATATTTGATCtaaaaaaaaactacagaaatAATCGTAAGTCATCTCTAGATTTGAATGTTCTTTTCATGGCTTCAAAatatccatgatttcatcaggACTGTGATAACCCTTCCAGTGATGTAGATTGAAGAGCCTCCATGCCTTAGTAGCTACTGTGGCCAAAATAATTCTCCTTGTGTGCCTTCCTCTTGTGATGGGCTTCTTCACACCTAGCTAGATGAATTCTCACATCACAGAGCCCATCACTAGGCCTTTGTACCTTAAGATTGGCTAGCATCGCCCTTGAGAGAATCCAAAGCATTTTCCACGCCAAAATGTGATCTTGGCATAGGACTTTAATGGAGAATAGTTACAAGCAAAGTATAAAAACATATAGGAAATTGAGGGATCAGCATCTTtgttctaaaaatatattaatatctgAACTAACATAGGAAGTCCTAACTACAAACTAGGCTTTCAAATTTTCACATTGTAAACATCATGAATTAGAGCATCAGACTGGAAATCAAGAGACCTGAGCTTCTGTCGTTCTCTGTGATTAATAAGTCTTGTGACCCCTGACCGGTGTCTGTTCCTGTTCGgccagcttccttatctgtaaaattggactAAGATCTCTTCTAACCTTGATATTCTGTGGTACTCAGAAATCCAAAGTCTTgtgcaaagaacagaaaatgttGCAGGGTAGATGAATAGAACAGGAGCATTGATAAATTAATATGAAGGCATATTTTTTGATCTctctcctttttaccttttttgttttaatatccacaaaaaagaaacaaaagaaatagtgTACCAGTGAAATATGGATTAATTTATCACGTT
This genomic interval carries:
- the PGM2 gene encoding phosphopentomutase isoform X1, which encodes MNPKTSEMVKQMIASSNREELQRCFGSRMEFGTAGLRAAMGPGISQMNDLTIIQTTQGLCRYLEKAFSDVKKRGVVISFDARADSSSGGSSKRFAQLAATAFISQGIPVYLFSNITPTPFVPYTVLHLNLCAGIMITASHNPKQDNGYKVYWDNGAQIISPHDKGISQAIEENQEPWTKAWDDSIINNNPLLHDPYSKINNDYFEDLKKYCFHSDVNKSSALKFVHTSVHGVGHDFVQSAFKAFGFVPPDAVPEQKAPDPEFPTVKYPNPEEGKGVLTLSFALAEKTQAKIILANDPDADRLAVAEKQENGEWKVFSGNETGALLGWWLFTNWKEKNQDQNALKDLYMLSSTVSSKILRAIALKEGFHFEETLTGFKWMGNRAKQLIDQGKKVLFAFEEAIGYMCCPFVLDKDGVSAAVISAELASFLATKNLSLAQQLKAIYVEYGYHITKASYFICHDQNIITNLFENLRNYDGKSTYPKTCGKFEVSGVRDLTTGYDSSQPDKKAILPTSKSSQMITFTFANGGVATMRTSGTEPKIKYYAELCVPPGNSDHEQLKKELDDLVSAIEEYFFQPEKNKLQPKSE